The DNA segment GAGGTCCTGCAGGGGCACGACCACGCCCTCCATGTTGCCAAACATGGACGACAGGCCCAGGCAGAAGAGCATGATGAAGAAGAGGACGGACCACAGCGGGGACACAGGCATTTTGGTGATGGCCTCCGTGAAGACGATGAAGGCCAGCCCCGTGCCCTCCACGCCCTGCAGGGTGGGCAGCTCCATCAGCGAGGCACACGCCCTCCCGAGGGCCCCTGTCCTTCCCCGTCCCTGCACCTGCTGAACACCCCTCCTCCGCCCCCCGCACAAGGAAAGCGCTGATTTCAGCCACCCGGGAAAACCACCAGAACTCATCTCTTGGGcccaactgcatttttaaaagctgactGAGTTCAAACACCAGGAAGTGGGTGGCACTGCTTGGCAGCAGTCAGGGCCCCACGCGGCCCAGACGGACATGTGGCAGGCACGGCAGACCGTCTGCTCGCTGACAGGTGTCACCCCACAGGACGCTTCCTGAGCCGCTCCCCACACAGCTGGGCTCAGAGCCCGGGATGTCTTTACTAGCCTGAGCACGCGTCCCAAACAGACGCCCTAGGGCTGTGAGCAGTGGGCCAGGCTGTGCGCGCCGACGGGCTTGCGGACGCAGAAGTGCCAGGGCTCCGCGTGGCACCCCGGCTGACCCCGTGCCCCTGCCTTTGGCCCCACGTGGGTCAGTGAGACCTCTGCCTTGGCTCCTCCCTCCAGGCGGCGGGTGTTCCTGGTGGGGCTGAGAGGCTAAGTCGGGAGCCCGGGGCCCCCGTGTTCCCTGCAGGTCACGGGCTCCGGTCCCGGGGACCCACTCAGAAGTCAGGGACCCCAAAGTAACTTCACGGCATCTACATGAGTCTGTGGAAAACGTGCCGCTGCCCTCCACACACCAGCTCCGCCCTGCGGGGCGAGCCAGGACTTCGGGAGGACGTGGTAGCGAAGGGCAGCGGTGCGCCCATGTGAGGAAACTCAGGATGACCGGGCGAGCCCAGCCAGCCTCGGGGCACAGACTGCAGCAAAACCAGAGGCAGACGCAGCAGCCtggtggcctggggctggggatggGGCGGCGGGGACCCACTGCTGATGGAAAACTCGTGGCCAGGGCCCTGGCGGCATGTGGCATGCCCCCAAATACCGTGCAGCTCCAGATAAGAAAATTGCAGAATTAAAACTGATAAATCCGGGCTCATAAACCTTAACGATATGGAAACATCACTCATCGTTAAAATTGGACTtagaggggcgcccaggtggcccGGTCAGTTGCGCGTCGACCTCGGCTCGGgccgtgatctcgcagtttgtgaattcgaaccccacgtcacactctgtgcagacagcctaTCCGTGCAGAgattgctttggatcctccgtccccctctctctgccccttcctaccTTGCGCTCCCccaaaaagaagatattaaaaacgtgtctttaataaaagagaaaagaagactggAGTTCAAAGGCAGTGGCACAGCAGAGCAGATCTGCAGCTGTACTGAGATGCGTCAGCCTCCCCGAGTGACACACGCCAATCAAGCGAGGTTGTGGGACGGTTACAAGGACACTGGCGTTTTTGTAGGAGGAACTATAGTAAAAGTGGCCCACGGAGGGTTTTCACGTGTCTGACGTGAGGCACTGGAGGAGGCCGGGCCCGTGGGCCCCGGGCTCGCAGGGGAAGCTCGGCGCccgcccgccccctgcccccagagcccGAACCGCAGGGGCGCCACCCAAGGCACCGACCTCCGAGAGGAAGGAGTTCATGTCGCAGGTCTGGAAATGCAGTTTCGCGTAGGCCTCGGGCTCCGTGGCATTGAACCACTGCTGCACCTCCGCGAAGTTCTCCTGCGTCACGTTGCCCTCAGGCAGGTCGAAGCCGTTGATAAGCGTCAGGATGTTCCTGGAAGAGAGCCAGGCTGGCTGcaggcccgggggcgggggggggggggctccctggAGGCAGTTTGCAAGCTCCTCAGGGCAGGCGAGCCACCTACGTGTTGAAGCAGTCGTCGAAGCGCTCGGTGGCACGGAAGCCGATGATGGAGTAGACCACGGTGGCCGCGTACACGGACGTGAAGCCGTTGATGACCGACACGATCACCGAGTCCCTCTCACAGTTGTTGCTGCAGTGAGAGCACTGGCTGGTCACTGACGGCCGGGGACGCCCGCCCGGCCCGTGTCGGCGCTCAGCGAAGACGGCGCAGCTGCGTCCCGACCCCGCTCTGCCCTTCTGCCACTTCCCCACGCCCCCATAGCCGCCAGTCCTGGAGACCCCGGGTTCAAATCCCTACTCCCCTGGGTCGTGAGGCCTCGAGGTGCTGGGCTTGGCCAGGACCCCCAACTCCCCCTGGACGCCCAAAGCCCCCCTGCAGCCCAGAGGGCCCAGAACATGGCCCctgacctcccacccccacccgccgATGCTAACACCCTCCTTCCAGATGCTTCTGATGGCCGGCATCAGAAAGTGGGATAATAAGgtgttggcgagggtgtggaAAAATCAGGCCCGCCACGGGACGGCTGGGTGAACACAGCGTGCCCATCCACACACCGGGCGTGTCTCGGTCGTGGGAGGAAGCACGCCCCGACACAGGCTGCAGCAGGGCCGGACCCCAAGGACATGGTGCGGTGACGGAAACCAGACGCAGAGGACGGCTCCCGGGTGTCCGTGCCCTCGAAACAGCCCAAGAGGCGGCGGCTGGCTCAGGGGAGGGGGCACGGGGCTCCCTGGGGCGGGCGGCATCTGCAGGGCCTGGAGGCGGCAGTGGCACGACCCTGGGAACGTGGGAGCCCAGCGGGCTAACGGcccgggtggggggcggggggagcatgTCCTGTCCCGCCCAGCAccacggcccctccccctccgcgTCTGCTCCCGAGGCTCGCTCGGCTCTCTGCTGGACCACTGGTCCCAACCCGATGGTCCTGGAGACCCTGGAGGTTTGGGCCCCTGCCGTGTGGGTGTCggcctgggctgggctgcaggGACGGGCGCCCCTGGGGGTCCTGGGTGCCTGGGGGCGAGGGGGGTTGAACTCCAGGGCTCAGGGTCACGGAGACCGAGGCGCCAAGGGGAGGCTGGGTCGTAAACGGGCCTCACTGGAGGGACCCCCCCTGGTGAAAGCCCTCCGGAGTCACCAGCCTGCCTCTATGCACCCTGTGGCCACCCACACTGCTGGGACCCAGGTCCCTGTACCCACCGCCCCGCCCTTGGTAGGGAGGCCCGCCCACACTCACTGCACAGAGTTGTAGCTGGAGAAGGAGATGAGACCCCCGAAGGCCAGCGAGAAGGAGTAGAAGACCTGAGCCCCCGCGTCCAGCCAGGTGACCGGGTTGGCCAGCTCCGTGACCTGTGGCAGGACAGAGACCCCTCAGCCTCACTCCCAAGGTGTTGGCTGACACACGGCCCGGTGGCGGCCACCCTCTGTCCACACAGCTGTACTTGAGCAGATGGGCCCCTGACGCCCCCAGCCGGGCCACCCCCTGCCTCTGAGCGGACCTCAGGGGACTCACGTTGGGTGTGAAGAGAAACACGATACCACTGGTGGCTCCCTTCAGTGTCAGACCCCGGATGAGAAAGATGGTCAGGACGACGTAGGGCAGTGTTGAGGTGACGTACACGGCCTGTGGGCGGGGCAGGTgcaggggggtgggaagagagggctGCGGGTTAGGACCCCCTCCCGGGTGCCCCTGGCCCCCAGACTCCAGGCAGGGAGGTGTGCCCGGCCCTCCACTTCCCAGCGTTCTGCGTGACCGTGACCATCTGGTGCCTCCCGACTGGGGATACCGTGGGTCCCACGGCTTCCTGAGCACGTGAGCAGCAGAGGCCCCGCCCAGAcagcggtgggggggaggggtcacgACCCTCCCAGCGGCTGAAGGTGCACGGGCGCCCCCCAGCCCCGCGGGCACCTTGCCGGTGGTCTCGATGCCGCGGATGGTGCACACGTAGAGCACGCTCCAGGCACAGGTCAGGCAGAGCAGGACCCACCACTGCACGGAGCCGGAGTCGCTGATGGAGGTGGAGATGTTGAGGGTCTCCCGGTACCAGAAATAGTCCACGGAGGAGCTGCGCGCGCACTCCTCCACGTAGCCTGGGGGCGGGCACTCGCACACATCAGAGCGGGCACGGGGCGCGAGCCAAGGTGGGGAACAGGGGGACCGGGACCCGAGCCAGGAGAAACACAGGTCGTGTTTTTGAGACATTGACAGCGGGGACGTTGTATGTGCCCGTGcacacccacacacgcacacccgcacacacacccatacacgcgcacatgcgcacacgcacacccacacacccatgcacacacacccgCACACCCACACACCCGCATGCCCACACGTGTACACCCACACCCGCACACCCACGCATGCACACCCACACCCGcacacacgcgcatgcacacCCACACCCGCACATACGCGCATGCGGGTACATGCACACGCGTACCCACAAACGCACGCCTACGCATGCACGCGTACACCCGCACACCCACACCcgcacatgcacacccacataTGCATATGCACCCACACACGGTGCACATTCACACAAATATGTGCACACGAGTGTACCTGCACGTAAACACACCTCCCATGCATACATGCGTGCACACGCACTCAGACCTATGTGTACATGCGCATATGCACAcccacacacgtgtgcatgtggGGGGTGTGCACCCGGGCCTTGActgcctgccctctccctctcgtCCCTGCTGCGGGCAGACAAGAACCCCGCAGGCTTGGCCCGGGGAGGGCTCAGGACGCCGTCCCAACAACGTCGGGGAGCGGCTTCCGGGACACCCCACGCACATCCCCCCGGCAACTCAGAACCCCACGCGCGGCTGCGCTCGCTGCAAGGCCCAGGCGGATGGGCAGCACCCCCTTCCTGGGCCGCACCGCCCCTCCTCACGGGGAAGCCACCATTTTTGAGGGCTTTTCTCCTGCAACGTGCCCTGCTTTTAATGCCCTGTTGCCTTAAGTGTGCCCTGGGTTTTGCCCGACCTGAGCTCCAGGCATCCAAAATCTGGAAAACCAGAGGGCGAGTGTCCGTGGACGGTCAGCCCGCGTGATCAAAGGTGCGGCCTCCCCACCCTGCTGGTGGCAGCTCCCCAGCTCCCCGGCCCTGCCCAGGGCTCACCTGTCTTGTTGGCGTTGAGCGGACACTCACTCCAGGGCAGGGGGTCCTGGAAGGAGTTGAAGAAGTACCACATGACCCAGGCGATGATGGTGTTGTAGTAGAGGCCCACCATGAAGGACACGAACATGGACGCGATGCCTGGAGGGACCAGACCGTCACTGCTCAGGAGTGGGGGTCACTGCCGGGCGAGGGGTCAGTGCCGGGCGAGGGGTCAGTGCCGGGCGAGGGGTCACTGGTGGGCTAGGGGTCAGTGCCGGGCGAGGGGTCACTGGTGGGCTAGGGGTCAGTGCCGGGCGAGGGGTCACTGCTGGGTGAGGGTCAGTGCCGGGCGAGTGGTCACTGCCGGGTGAAGGGTCACTGCCGGGCGAGGGGTCAGTGCCGGCTGAGGGGTCACTGGTGGGCGAGGGGTCAGTGCCGGGCGAGGGGTCACTGGTGGGCGAGGGGTCAGTGCCGGGCGAGGGGTCACTGGTGGGCGAGGGGTAAGTGCCGGGCGAGGGGTCACTGCCGGGTGAGGGGTCAGTGCCGGGCGAGGGGTCACTGCCAGGCGAGGGGTCAGTGCTGGGCGAGGGGTCACTGGTGGGTGAGGGGTCAGTGCTGGGGTGAGGGGTCAGTGCCGGGCGAGGGGTCAGTGCCGGGTGAGGGGTCAGTGCCGGGCGAGGGGTCACTGGTGGGCGAGGGGTCAGTGCTGGGCGAGGGGTCAGTGCCGGGCGAGGGGTCACTGGTGGGCGAGGGGTCAGTGCCGGGCGAGGGGTCACTGCCGGGCGAGGGGTCAGTGCTGGGCGAGGGGTCACTGGTGGGCAAGGGGTCAGTGCCGGGCGAGGGGTCACTGCTGGGTGAGAGGTCAGTGCCGGGCGAGGGGTCACTGCTGGGTGAAGGGTCAGTGCCGGGCGAGGGGTCACTGGTGGGCGAGGGGTCAGTGCCGGGCGAGGGATCAGTGCCAGGCGAGAGGTCAGTGCTGGGCAAGGGGTCACTGGTGGGCGAGGGGTCAGTGCCGGGTGAGGTGTCAGTGCCGGGCGAGAGGTCAGTGCTGGGCAAGGGGTCACTGGTGGGTGAGGGGTCAGTGCTGGGGTGAAGGGTCAGTGCCGGGCAAGGGGTCACTGCTGGGTGATGGGTCAGTGCCGGGCGAGTGGTCAGTGCCGGGCAAGGGGTCAGTGCCGGGCGAGGGGTCACTGGTAGGCGAGGGGTCACTGCTGGGTAAGGGGTCAGTACCGGGCAAGGGGTCACTGGTGGGCGAGGGGTCAGTGCCAGGTGAGGTGTCACTGCTGGGGTGAGAGGTCAGTGCCGGGCAAGGGGTCACTGCCGGGTGAGGGGTCAGTGCTGGGGTTAAGGGTCAGTGCCAGGCAAGAGGTCAGTGCCGGCTGAGGGGTCACTGGTGGGTGAGGGGTCACTGGTGGGCCAGGGGTCACTGCCGGTCGAGTGGTCAGTGCTGGGCGAGGGGTCACTGCTGGGTGAAGGGTTAGTGCTGGGTGAGGGGGGGGTCGTTGCTGGGGTGAGTGGTCAGTGCCGGGAGAGGGGTCACTGCTGGGTGAGGGGTCACTGCTGGGGTGAGGGGTCAGTGCCGGGCGAGGGGTCACTGCCGGGTGAGGGGTCAGTGCCGGGTGAGGGGTCAGTGCCGGGTGACGAGTCACTGCTGGGCGAGGGGTCACTGCTGGGCGAGGGAGCAGTGCCGGGTGAGGGGTCACTGCTGGGTGAGGGGTTAGTGCCGGATGAGGGGTCACTGCTGGGGGAGGAATCAGTGCTGGGGTGAGGGGTCAGTGCCAGGCGAGGGGTCACTGCTGGGGGAGGAATCAGTGCTGGGCTGAGGGGTCAGTGCCAGGCGAGGGGTCACTCCTGGGTGAGGGGTCAGTGCCGGGCGAAGGGTCACTGCTGGGTGAGGGGTTAGTGCCGGGTGAGGGGTCACTGCTGGGTGTGGTGTCAGTGCTGTAGTGAGGGGTCAGTGCCCGGCGAGGGGTCACTGCTGGGTGAGGGGTCAGTGCCGGGCGAGGGGTCACTGCTGGGTGAGGGGTCAGTGCCGGGCGAGGGGTCACTGCTGGGTGTGGTGTCAGTGCTGTAGTGAGGGGTCAGTGCCGGGCGAGGGGTCACTGCCGGGTGAGGGGTCAGTGCCGGGTGAGGGGTCAGTGCCGGGTGACGAGTCACTGCTGGGCGAGGGGTCACTGCTGGGCGAGGGAGCAGTGCCGGGTGAGGGGTCACTGCTGGGTGAGGGGTCAGTGCCAGGCGAGGGGTCACTCCTGGGTGAGGGGTCAGTGCCGGGCGAAGGGTCACTGCTGGGTGAGGGGTTAGTGCCGGGTGAGGGGTCACTGCTGGGTGTGGTGTCAGTGCTGTAGTGAGGGGTCAGTGCCCGGCGAGGGGTCACTGCTGGGTGAGGGGTCAGTGCCGGGCGAGGGGTCACTGCTGGGTGAGGGGTCAGTGCCGGGCGAGGGGTCACTGCTGGGTGTGGTGTCAGTGCTGTAGTGAGGGGTCAGTGCCGGGCGAGGGGTCACTGCCGGGTGAGGGGTCAGTGCCGGGTGAGGGGTCAGTGCCGGGTGACGAGTCACTGCTGGGCGAGGGGTCACTGCTGGGCGAGGGAGCAGTGCCGGGTGAGGGGTCACTGCTGGGTGAGGGGTCAGTGCCAGGCGAGGGGTCACTCCTGGGTGAGGGGTCAGTGCCGGGCGAAGGGTCACTGCTGGGTGAGGGGTTAGTGCCGGGTGAGGGGTCACTGCTGGGTGTGGTGTCAGTGCTGTAGTGAGGGGTCAG comes from the Prionailurus bengalensis isolate Pbe53 chromosome A1, Fcat_Pben_1.1_paternal_pri, whole genome shotgun sequence genome and includes:
- the SLC6A19 gene encoding sodium-dependent neutral amino acid transporter B(0)AT1, encoding MVRLVLPNPGLEDRIPSLDQLESIEAKEAGSRPQWDNKAQYMLTCVGFCVGLGNVWRFPYLCQSHGGGAFMIPFLILLVVEGIPLLHLEFAIGQRLRKGSVGVWSSIHPALKGVGIASMFVSFMVGLYYNTIIAWVMWYFFNSFQDPLPWSECPLNANKTGYVEECARSSSVDYFWYRETLNISTSISDSGSVQWWVLLCLTCAWSVLYVCTIRGIETTGKAVYVTSTLPYVVLTIFLIRGLTLKGATSGIVFLFTPNVTELANPVTWLDAGAQVFYSFSLAFGGLISFSSYNSVHNNCERDSVIVSVINGFTSVYAATVVYSIIGFRATERFDDCFNTNILTLINGFDLPEGNVTQENFAEVQQWFNATEPEAYAKLHFQTCDMNSFLSEGVEGTGLAFIVFTEAITKMPVSPLWSVLFFIMLFCLGLSSMFGNMEGVVVPLQDLKIIPEKWPKELLTGLICLGTYLIAFIFTLNSGQYWLSLLDSYAGSIPLLIIAFCEMFAVVYVYGVDRFSRDIEFMIGHKPNIFWQVTWRVVSPLLMLVIFLFFFVVKVNEELIYSVWDPAYEEFPKSQKVTYPGWVYAVVVIVAGVPCLAIPVFAIYKLIRNRCQRRGDRQGLVSRVSTTSINGDLKY